The Elusimicrobiaceae bacterium genomic interval AGCGGCCCACATTGCCCGGCTTGCGCGCTTTCAGAGGAAACAGTTCCTTTATCAGGCCGATATCAACAGCCGCACGCATCCAGAACGGCCCCGGCGCCAGCGGAGAACCCATCGTGATGAATTTTTCCACCCGCACCGGCGAATGCCGGGCGGCCAGCCGGTTAAGAACGCAGTGCATCAGCACCGATCCCCAGCTGTGCGCCAGCACATAAACCGGCTTGTTATGCTTTGCGGCGACAGCATACACCTGCTCCATCCAGCCGGAAAGCATCCGCGCCTGGCTGAAACTCTGATCCCAGTCACGGCTCCAGTCAAACGGCACAAGCTCGTATTTCCGGCCTGTTTCCGGCAGCCGCGCTTTTAAAAATTCCGTCAGATAATCAGGCGGAAAATATAACGGTTTCTCAACAACATAAGGATCGGTCTGCTTCAAAAACTCCAGATACCGCTCAAGACCCTCCTGCTGGATAACACCCAAATCCTTTCCGGCCAGATAATACAGCGCCGCCCGTATGTGCTTGAGTTCGACACCGTAGCCAATCTCGCCGAAATTAAGGCCCCTCACGGAAACCAGCACCGCGTCCGAAGCGGCTATCCCGGCTTCATTAACGGCCAGCGGTTTATCCGCTTTTTCAAAGCCGTCACCGGCGGGCCCGGCAACCGCGACACCCGTATAAAACAAAAAACACGCAAACAGAACATTCGCCGCTCGCGCAATACCCGTCCGTGTCACATGACTCTGCGTTTCAAAGCTGTGCATGGCTTTCACTTTTAGGAAGTTTATAAAATAATAACAGGCAACGCATGGGCCGTTGGGCCCAAAAAAGGGACCCGCGCCATTAAGGCAACGGGTCCTCTAGTAACTACCCACCTAACACCTCCATGCCTGCTCACGGCGGGGTACTGCACCCTCCACACAGCCCGCGGGACCGCGCACCTGCCGGGCTCTACAACCAACTTCCCCTCACTCGCCTCTAAACCGGCCGGACCGGCCGTTACGAGGCACCACGCCCCGCCTGCTAGGAGTTCCGAACCCTGTTCCAGGGCGGTCCGGCTAAAACGCCAGATGGCGCGCCCAAGACTACGGAAACCCCGATATGTCACGGTCAAAACCGGGCCCAGAACGGAACCCGCTCCCCAGGGAGCCGCGATTCCCGGCAACACCGGCGGACGACCGTCAACATTTCAAAGAACTGCTCCTTCCATACTGACGCAAACAGCCTTGCAACAGCTTCGCCCAAACCCTTCCGTTTCTGCACTCAACCGGTTAAGCTACTCCCTCCCAACCCCCCGCAAATCAATCCGCTCATGACAACCGGCCGCCAACCGGCGGCCCTCGCTGAAGAGGGGCGCGCAAACTGTCCTGACCGCAACAGCCGCACTGACAGCACGCCTAACCGCACTCCCGCCACTCTGACAAAATTCGCGAGTCGGCGACCCTAAAGAGGTCTTTTGCAAGCCCGCATGTTCGCGGGTCCGTTATAGCCGACCCACGATAGTATACCCGGAAAACGCTCGTTGTCAACCCCTCAATTTTTTCAGGCCGGAACAAGCCTATTGCCATAAGAGGAATTTGATTAATAGAATTGTCTTGGCGGGCCGCAGCCGACCGGCGCGCCGAACGCTTCGCCAAGGAGATCCAGCAATGGCCGGAAATACCTTTTTGAATTTCGACTATACACCCACCTCAATCCGGGAAACAGGCGAAGCCGCGCGCGCCGAATATGAAAAACAGCTGGCGAAGATTGCCGCCGTCGCGGCGGGAACCCGCACTTTCGAAAACACCGTTCTCGCGCTGGAAAACGCCGGCGCGGATTATAGCGACGCCATAGCCGTGCCCGGCGCG includes:
- a CDS encoding alpha/beta hydrolase; translation: MTRTGIARAANVLFACFLFYTGVAVAGPAGDGFEKADKPLAVNEAGIAASDAVLVSVRGLNFGEIGYGVELKHIRAALYYLAGKDLGVIQQEGLERYLEFLKQTDPYVVEKPLYFPPDYLTEFLKARLPETGRKYELVPFDWSRDWDQSFSQARMLSGWMEQVYAVAAKHNKPVYVLAHSWGSVLMHCVLNRLAARHSPVRVEKFITMGSPLAPGPFWMRAAVDIGLIKELFPLKARKPGNVGRWINLWALRDRVSSDIAAADLNIRVDATADPARAALRKIIDSRLRGQFAGKEAGGKFEEYDAEGMAGISKEEFAARMLAGEQADREKLGDYTQARRELQKLNSTSVWHGAYFSGVQINLKTLDSVYVNDVVREYMLPLLK